Within the Deltaproteobacteria bacterium genome, the region TGTTAACACAACGGACAAGGAACTCAATCTCGCCATTGAAGCAGACGGCGTGGAAGGACTGACTATGGTGGGTTCCAAAGAACCGGTAAAAATACCTGTCAGCAAGGTAAGACCTGTCATGATTCTTTTAAAAGCACCTGAAAAGTCGCTAAAAGAGCAAAATATACCCATCATCTTTAAAGTCTACGATGTGAATGACAAAACAATAAAGAGCGAGTACAAAAGCATGTTTATGAGTCCCGCAAAATAACCTGATTTGGGGAGAGAAAAATATGAAAAGTGAAAGTGCTGCAACAGAAGAAAAAGAATGGCCTGAAAAAAAATCCGCTTTTAAAAGTCCCTGGGTTCTGGGGTGGATTGCCATGGTTATCGTCATTATCACTGCCAATATGACCATGGTAGTTATTGCCTCAAAGACATCTTCAGGTCTCGTTGTTGAAGATTATTATGAAAAAGGAAAAAACTACCAGAAATCGATAGAAAAGCTGGCCCGGGAAAAAGCACTCGGCTGGAAAGCAAGCCTCGTTGTTCCAGGTAATGCAGCGGTAAACAGTCTTTCTACTTTTGTTCTCAACGCAAAAGATTCTACAGGAGCCCCCCTCCTGGCCGAAGAGGTCACCATTCATGCCTTCAGGCCATCTGATGCTGAGGCAGATTTCCAAATCCCCATGACAAGCGAAGGTGGTGGGGATTATTCAGGGAAGATCACCTTTCTCCTGCCCGGCCATTGGGATATCGTTGTAAGTCTTAAAAGGGGCAATGACGAGTTTGAAGTAGTGGAAAGGATTTTCGTTAAGAAGGCTCCCTCTGCTTAAAAAATAATATTCTCGCGCAAAGACGCAAAGATCGCAAAGAAAAAAATAATGATAACCTTTGCGCACTTGGCGGCTTTGCGAGAAAATTTAAAAGCTTCTTTTACTAATATACCAAAATTATCCTGACATGAGTTCATGCTTCCACTGCGCCCTCCCCATTCCTGCGGGTGTTCATTATTCTTCCGAAATTGGCGGCGAGACGAGACATTTTTGCTGCAACGGTTGTCTCGGCGTTTGCCGTTCCATTTTTGAAGCGGGACTCGAAGGTTTTTATGAGAGAACACCTGAGAAAGAAGCCCTCGCACCTCCCCCTGATATGCCCGATGATCTTCGTATGTACGACATGGACGATGTTGTTGCCGACTATGTCGAATCCGACGATAAGGGAAAAGAGGTCAATCTTCTCGTAGAAGGGATGCACTGCGCCGCCTGTGTCTGGCTTATCGAAAAGACTCTTGTCCGTGAAGAGGAGGTTATCTCTGCACGTGTCAACCTCTCTAACAGACGTCTCAAAATCCTCTGGACGGACAATAAACTTAAACTTTCACATATTATAAAAAAGCTCTCCCATGTGGGTTATTCCGTCGTCCCCTACGATCCACAGGCGGCGGAGGGAATGATGGCAAAAGAGAAAAGGAGCTATCTTTTTAAGATTGCATTCGCCGGATTTGCCATGATGAACCTTTTATGGACGTCGGTGGCCCTCTACAGCGGCGCCGATGAGGGAGAATTCAGAAATTTCTTCCACTGGATCGGTTTTGCCCTGGCCACCCCTACCCTTTTCTATTCAGGCCACCCTTTTATTAAGGGTGCATTAAATAGCCTGAAAAGGCTTCATCTCAACATGGATCTGCCCATCGCAATCGGCGCCCTGACTACCTATTTATACTCCACCTATATAACGATAAATAACAGTGTAAGGGGTGAAGTCTATTTCGATACGGTAGTCACCTTTATTTTTGTCATCCTCATCGGCCGGTATCTCGAAATGTCATCGAGAGACATGGCCACATCGGCAACACAGAGACTGCTCGACCTTCAGCCTAAAGTAGCAACCGTCATAAGAGAGGGAAAAGAAGAGCTTGTCCCCATCAAGGCTGTCCTCGCCGGTGATAGGGTCGTTATCAAACCGGGAGAAAAGGTTCCCGTAGACGGAATAATAGTGGAGGGTGAAAGTTCCATCGATGAATCGATGCTGACGGGAGAATCGCTCCCTGCGGGAAAGTCGCTTGGAGATAAAGTAGCTGCGGGAACGCTAAACACGACAGGCGCCCTAATAGTGGAAGTTGAAAAAACAGGGAAAGAAACCTCACTTTCGCGCATCATCGGCCTTGTGGAAAATGCCCAGATGTCAAAAGCACCTGTTCAGCGAATAACAGACCGCATCGTTCCCTGGTTTGTTGCCGTCACCATTGGCCTTGCCATTGTCACCTTTTTTTACTGGCTCGGTGACGGCAATGACAAGGCCCTTATGGCGGCCACCTCCGTCCTCATCATCACCTGCCCCTGCGCGCTGGGATTGGCAACACCCATGGCTGTTTCCGTCGCTTCCGGTGTGGCGGCAAGGAAGGGCTTGCTAATAAAAGAGGGTAAAGCCATTGAAATGTTATCCAAAACAAGTCATTTCGTCTTCGATAAAACGGGAACCATTACGGAAGGCCGCATGTCTGTTGCTAGCATTATTGATCTTGAAGGCGTGGGTGAAGAAAAAATTCTTGCCCTGGCGGCCACTCTGGAGAGAAGCTCGGAGCATACTATTGCCAGAGGAATTATTGAGGAAGCCGGAAAGCGGAACATCGATCCCTTTAAACTGCCTCTCGAAAATTTCAATAGCCGTCCCGGTTGCGGTGTCACGGGAAAAGTGGAGGGATTAAGCGTCTCTGCCGGAAGCCTTAAGTGGATGATTGAGGAAGGGCAGGCCAAGGGAAATGATATTAACGCTCAGGCAGAAAAGCTGGAGTCAAAGGGATTAACGCCAATATTGATTTCCACTGATAATAAACTGGTAGGCATTATCTCCCTTTCCGATACCTTGCGCGACGATGCGGAAGAGACTCTCAACACATTAAGAAAAAGCGTACCAGACCTTACACTGCTAAGTGGAGACAGGCAGGGTGTTGCTCATATGATTGCTGAAAAGGTGGGTGGTATGAATGTTATGGGCGAACTCCTTCCCGAAGACAAATCGCAGAAGATAGAAAAAATCCAACAGAACGGAAATATCGTCACCATGGTTGGAGACGGCGTAAATGATGCACCCTCACTCATCAGGGCCGATGTGGGCATTGCTATCGGTTCCGGCACAGACGTGTCCATCGAAAGCGCCGACATCGTTCTCATGACAAACCACTTAAAGGGTGTTCAAAAGGCCTACGAGCTTTCAAAAAATACAGTTTCTACGATCAAACAGAATATCTCCATCTCCCTTGTCTACAACCTCATTATGATTCCCCTGGCAATGATGGCCCTTGTTACCCCTGTCGTAGCCGCTATTGCCATGCCTATCAGTTCGCTGCTTGTTATTGGTAATGCGGCGCGGTTGAGGGTGTCGGTGAAAGATTAATAGCCTATTTGTTTCACGCAGAGACGCCGAGAACGCAAAGGAAACCTTAAACCCGTTTTGTCATTCCCGTGGAGACAGGAATCCAAAATATCTTCGTTGGTTCAGGTTTGTAACCTGAACCCTCTATTTTCACTCAATTACAGCTAATTCAAGCAAGCCCCCACCATTAGCAGATGAATTAATCCAATATTCAGGTTTTCCCATATACTTAATTCTAATTGATAGCATATTTATTGGGTAGTTGATAAATGTCTGGTTCCGGTTACAAACCTGAACCAACTAGGGAAAACAAGTTAATCTCACGCAAATAAGTTTATACTCTCAGAGCACAAGAGCCCTGTGGGTACAAAGAATGCAGAAAAAGACTTTAAACTATCTTGCAGATTTTTACACCAGCTTAAGGGGAACAATCTTGCTAAGCAAGCTGAAATGATTATCCAGCGAATAGAGGGAACAATTGTTTTGAATTGCATTCTGGGCAATGATGAGATCAGGAATTCCGAGGCCGTTAAGGCCCATTTTCAGGCACTTGTATTGATAGTCGGCAATGTTGTCCCAATCAATATTCAGTTCCAGTTTGTTAAGCTCATGTAACAGCTTAATGATTTTTCTCTGATTCCTGATTTTGAGGAAGGGCGTTAATTCGGTGAGGATCAAATCGTTTGTGGCTACAATATTTTCATCAATGAGGAAATCGAGTTGTTCGAGATCCTTTCCGTTTCTGAAGTATTCAATCCAGATAGAGCTATCTACCAGTACCGACACTAACGACCCCGAATGGTATCAAGGTCAATATCAAGATCGACTTTTCCCTTAAATTCTTTCAATTCAGAAACCCGGGATTTTCTGATAAGTTCTTTTAATGCGGTAATGATGACTTTTGTCTTGGTAGAAATATGAGTCACGTCCATCGCTTCTTTTAATAACTCTTCCGGTAAATCAAGTGTCGTTCTCATGATATGGCCCTCCTTTTATATGCATAATATTAGCAATCAATGCATACAAAGTCAAGTCCTGTCACCACGGTACAGGGACTCACCTGTGTCCCCCATTGTCATTCCCGAGAAGGCGGGAATCCATAAATGCTAAAAGATCGCCTCACACAAAATAGTTTATGCCCTGTCATTTAATGGGATGTCATAAATCAAATAAGTAGTTAATTAAGTATTGTATCCCCAAAGTTCCTATGCAACGAGACTCGGGGTGTCGGTTAAAGATTAAAACTGCCTTTTTAAAAAATACCCATTCTGAAAAAGAAAAGCCTGCTTAAGGGGAATGGGAAATTCATATTCAGATAAAAGTATTTATCCTGCCTTTGTGTAAAACAATTCCACCTCCAGGAATGGATATAACTATCAAAAAAAGCTGGATTTAAATCTCAAATTTCGATAATATCTTTTACCCTTGATTAGGGGAAGCAAGGCAGTCAACATGATTTTCTCAAGGCAGGAGAAAATATTCAGTCACTCCTGTTCAGGCTGATCACCCCCCCTTTAATATACTGCATCTGAAATCATTGATTAACGGCAAGGGATAAACATAATGACTGTTTCAAAAAATTGAAGTGAGGTTGTTTATATGATGAGACTAAAAAAAATATTTTTCCACCTGGCGATTGCAGGACTTGCAACCTTGGCCGGCAAAGGTTCGGTTATGGCGGCAGACATTACCGTATGCCCGTCAGGGTGCAATTACACAACGGTCCAGGCAGGGCTTAATGCCGCCCTTTCCGGTGACAGGGTTCTTGTCGGTACTCCCGGCCGCCTTTTACCGGAAGTATACAGCGCCAATATTCTTATGAAAGGCGGTGTGAGCCTCGTTAGTGAAGGTGGTGATTCACAGGTGGATTATACTGATCCCCTGGGTGGTACAGGACATACAAGGAAAGTCTTGAAACGCGCCACTTTAACCATTCTTCGGGGTAATGGAAATGATCCCGTTGTTTTATTTCCCATGACGCTTACCACACCTTCCCTGCTTGATGGTTTTATTGTTGAAAACATTGATGCAAGTGCACCTGACTGGACAGGGCTGATCCAGATTGGCGGTTCTTCGCCCACAATACAAAATAACATTGTTCGTGATAACCAGGGAGTGGCCCATAACGGGGGAATCACGACAATGGGGGAAATGTCGACAGCAATGCCGCTAATTCAAAACAACGTTATTCATTATGTGAACGGGCCGGGCATCGGTGTCCGCCAAAACAGTGCACCCACCATTATCGGAAACGATATATTCACCACACCACCGACAACAGGAGATTACTCGCCGGGCATCGGCTTAATGGATGATGCTCGTCCCACCATATTAAATAACAGGATTTTCAGAAGCGGCCGGGCCGGTATCGGTTCACTTGTATATGGCGTCCGCAATTCAGGCTTTCCCATCGTCATCAAGGGTAATACCATTTATGATAATGCACCCATTGCCGGCATTCGCATTACCGGCCAGTCGGGGTCGACAGGTGTCGATATTCAGATCGGTGGGCCCAATGCAGCCGACAGTAACGAATTTTATAACAACAGGGCCGGCGTCTATCTTGATCATCAGGACCCTCATGGCCGCATGGGCTCTGCGCTCATTGAAAATAACAGTTTCCACGACAACGGTATTGCAGTCTATGCCAAAAACACCCTTGCTGTTACCATAAAGAACAACACTATGAATAACCAGTTTTTCGGCTGTGCCGTACGTGCCGGTGAAAACGATGAAGTTATTGTCCGTAATAATATTATGGATAATAACGCAAATTGCGGATTCACACTTTTCCAGTCTTCCATAGCGGTGAACCTGATCATTGAAAACAACCACATATCCAATAACGGTTTTGCCGGAATTCGCCTCGATAATACAGGTACGACAGGAGTGGTCAGGGGCAACCGGATTACACAGAATGCACGTGCCGGTATTGTTATCACAAGCGAAATGACCCTTGAGATTATGGACAACGAAATTGACCATAATATCCGCGGGGGAATACACACGGGGCTTGATTTAAATAACGGTGGAGGTTTTATCGGAATTCCCGGTCAACTCCATTTAACAGTGAGAGGCAACAAAGTTCATAACAACGGGCAGGCGCCTATGGGCGGCGGCATAGATGTTCGTCATGCTTCCGGAACCATTGAAAATAACCTTGTTTACAAAAACAGTATGGGCGGAATCCGCTTTGGCGACTGGATCGGGGCAATCAATCATAATACGGTTGTCGGCAATGGGATGAGCGGTATGGGGGGAGGGATTATTTTCGACGATCTCCATGGCGCTGTCGGCGAGGTACCTCCACAAGGCAGCCCGACGGAAGCGATTCCGATTATTAACAACATTATTGCCGATAATACCAATGCAGGCATTAATGCGGGCACACGCTATTCGGGAGGAGGAACTTGCTATATGTGGGCAGGTTTTCGCCAATATAACCTCCTTTCCGGCAATAACGGCGCGGCAGTCTCATGCCCCGGGTTCTCACCATGGTGCAAACGCCCTCAACTTGCCATGTGCAATGAAAATACAGGTGAGATTTTTGCCTCGCCCACCTTCGTTGATGGAGCCAATGATGATTATCGTCTCCAGGATCTTTCCCCCGCTGTTGATTCAGGTGATCCAGCCTTCCCCGATGATGCGGCATTACCGCCGGGCGTGGGCACGCCGGCTGTCGATATGGGCGCCTATGGCGGACAGTACGGCATTAACTGGTAATGCATAATTGAAAGGAATAATAATTATGAAGAAAAAGCTGAACATAACATTTTTGCTGATTGCTTTCCTTACATTGGCTTTGCCTGCTCAAGCCCTTACCCCTGTGCAGGTAACATCCAACAATACTGCAGATGAAGCGCCGCAAATTTATGGAGATCACATTGTATGGCAGGGTTTTGTCAACAATAACCGGGAAATATTTCACTACAACATATCAACGGGCATTACAACGCAGATTACCAATAATTCAACCGATGATATTTCACCGCAGACCGATGGAAACTATATTACCTGGCTGGGAGACGGTTTTAAGGGGATACTGAAATATTATGACCTGAAAACAGGCATAACGGCGGAGATTCCAAATACATTGCAATCCCATATTAATTCGGCGCCCCGAATTGCAAATGGCTATATTACGTGGATGGAAAATACAGTCGGCCTGAACGTCAACGGCGGTGAAATTTATCTCTTTCACATTGCCGCCGGCATTGTATCGAATATTTCCGGGGACCCTAATCCCGGCGGCTGCCTTTGGGATAACGCTTCCCCGAGGATTAACAGCGATATGGTAGGCTGGAACCGGACCTGCAGCGAGGGAAGCAGTAATACAGCGAACGACCTGACTACGTATATGATCTATAACATTGGGACGGCAACCGTTGAAGCTGCGCCCCATAACTTTACCTGGCCCGATAGCCGCCAGCGCAGCGGCAGTCTGAGCGTATATCTTAAATATGACGGCGCTGACAGGGAAG harbors:
- a CDS encoding right-handed parallel beta-helix repeat-containing protein codes for the protein MMRLKKIFFHLAIAGLATLAGKGSVMAADITVCPSGCNYTTVQAGLNAALSGDRVLVGTPGRLLPEVYSANILMKGGVSLVSEGGDSQVDYTDPLGGTGHTRKVLKRATLTILRGNGNDPVVLFPMTLTTPSLLDGFIVENIDASAPDWTGLIQIGGSSPTIQNNIVRDNQGVAHNGGITTMGEMSTAMPLIQNNVIHYVNGPGIGVRQNSAPTIIGNDIFTTPPTTGDYSPGIGLMDDARPTILNNRIFRSGRAGIGSLVYGVRNSGFPIVIKGNTIYDNAPIAGIRITGQSGSTGVDIQIGGPNAADSNEFYNNRAGVYLDHQDPHGRMGSALIENNSFHDNGIAVYAKNTLAVTIKNNTMNNQFFGCAVRAGENDEVIVRNNIMDNNANCGFTLFQSSIAVNLIIENNHISNNGFAGIRLDNTGTTGVVRGNRITQNARAGIVITSEMTLEIMDNEIDHNIRGGIHTGLDLNNGGGFIGIPGQLHLTVRGNKVHNNGQAPMGGGIDVRHASGTIENNLVYKNSMGGIRFGDWIGAINHNTVVGNGMSGMGGGIIFDDLHGAVGEVPPQGSPTEAIPIINNIIADNTNAGINAGTRYSGGGTCYMWAGFRQYNLLSGNNGAAVSCPGFSPWCKRPQLAMCNENTGEIFASPTFVDGANDDYRLQDLSPAVDSGDPAFPDDAALPPGVGTPAVDMGAYGGQYGINW
- a CDS encoding heavy metal translocating P-type ATPase, yielding MSSCFHCALPIPAGVHYSSEIGGETRHFCCNGCLGVCRSIFEAGLEGFYERTPEKEALAPPPDMPDDLRMYDMDDVVADYVESDDKGKEVNLLVEGMHCAACVWLIEKTLVREEEVISARVNLSNRRLKILWTDNKLKLSHIIKKLSHVGYSVVPYDPQAAEGMMAKEKRSYLFKIAFAGFAMMNLLWTSVALYSGADEGEFRNFFHWIGFALATPTLFYSGHPFIKGALNSLKRLHLNMDLPIAIGALTTYLYSTYITINNSVRGEVYFDTVVTFIFVILIGRYLEMSSRDMATSATQRLLDLQPKVATVIREGKEELVPIKAVLAGDRVVIKPGEKVPVDGIIVEGESSIDESMLTGESLPAGKSLGDKVAAGTLNTTGALIVEVEKTGKETSLSRIIGLVENAQMSKAPVQRITDRIVPWFVAVTIGLAIVTFFYWLGDGNDKALMAATSVLIITCPCALGLATPMAVSVASGVAARKGLLIKEGKAIEMLSKTSHFVFDKTGTITEGRMSVASIIDLEGVGEEKILALAATLERSSEHTIARGIIEEAGKRNIDPFKLPLENFNSRPGCGVTGKVEGLSVSAGSLKWMIEEGQAKGNDINAQAEKLESKGLTPILISTDNKLVGIISLSDTLRDDAEETLNTLRKSVPDLTLLSGDRQGVAHMIAEKVGGMNVMGELLPEDKSQKIEKIQQNGNIVTMVGDGVNDAPSLIRADVGIAIGSGTDVSIESADIVLMTNHLKGVQKAYELSKNTVSTIKQNISISLVYNLIMIPLAMMALVTPVVAAIAMPISSLLVIGNAARLRVSVKD
- a CDS encoding FixH family protein; the encoded protein is MKSESAATEEKEWPEKKSAFKSPWVLGWIAMVIVIITANMTMVVIASKTSSGLVVEDYYEKGKNYQKSIEKLAREKALGWKASLVVPGNAAVNSLSTFVLNAKDSTGAPLLAEEVTIHAFRPSDAEADFQIPMTSEGGGDYSGKITFLLPGHWDIVVSLKRGNDEFEVVERIFVKKAPSA
- a CDS encoding PIN domain-containing protein, with the translated sequence MSVLVDSSIWIEYFRNGKDLEQLDFLIDENIVATNDLILTELTPFLKIRNQRKIIKLLHELNKLELNIDWDNIADYQYKCLKMGLNGLGIPDLIIAQNAIQNNCSLYSLDNHFSLLSKIVPLKLV
- a CDS encoding type II toxin-antitoxin system VapB family antitoxin, with product MRTTLDLPEELLKEAMDVTHISTKTKVIITALKELIRKSRVSELKEFKGKVDLDIDLDTIRGR
- a CDS encoding thrombospondin type 3 repeat-containing protein, which encodes MKKKLNITFLLIAFLTLALPAQALTPVQVTSNNTADEAPQIYGDHIVWQGFVNNNREIFHYNISTGITTQITNNSTDDISPQTDGNYITWLGDGFKGILKYYDLKTGITAEIPNTLQSHINSAPRIANGYITWMENTVGLNVNGGEIYLFHIAAGIVSNISGDPNPGGCLWDNASPRINSDMVGWNRTCSEGSSNTANDLTTYMIYNIGTATVEAAPHNFTWPDSRQRSGSLSVYLKYDGADREVFLTRNNLISLQVTDNMVDDYSPGISGNTIVWVSGSGQSAEIFIASDPDQDGDGISDSFDNCPAIANPDQGDDDNDGIGNACDSDPDIDGDGVDNGADLCAETPQGEIVDPGSGCSIAQLVPCEGPVGTTAPWKNHGKYVSGVAKTAKNFVELALITESEKGAIVSAAASSSCGN